One Aneurinibacillus migulanus genomic region harbors:
- the rbfA gene encoding 30S ribosome-binding factor RbfA, with protein MGNIRTNRVGEQIKKELSQIIQREIKDPRIGFVTVTGVEVSGDLSQAKVFISVLGGEEQRGDTLKALEKAKGFMRTEIGRRVRLRHTPDLLFKFDESVEYGSRIESLLTKIKEEEGEDKE; from the coding sequence ATGGGCAATATTCGCACCAATCGTGTAGGCGAACAGATTAAAAAAGAGCTCAGCCAAATCATTCAGCGGGAGATTAAAGACCCTCGTATCGGATTCGTTACTGTAACCGGAGTAGAAGTATCCGGGGACCTTTCGCAAGCAAAAGTGTTTATTAGTGTACTCGGTGGCGAAGAACAGCGGGGAGATACACTTAAAGCGCTCGAAAAAGCGAAAGGGTTCATGCGTACGGAAATCGGTCGACGTGTCCGTCTGCGTCATACGCCTGATTTGCTGTTCAAGTTTGATGAATCCGTAGAATACGGTAGCCGTATCGAGTCGCTGCTGACGAAGATTAAAGAAGAAGAAGGGGAAGACAAAGAATGA